One window of Paenibacillus albicereus genomic DNA carries:
- a CDS encoding SIR2 family protein encodes MNILDKLLQKNEYPIVFIGSGIPKRFLINFPNWPQLLEELWLESGLTNFYGELNNLHTEIKREFPDYNDREVEHAAYIRTGSLLETEYNRRFNEGLITIKNFSQRDAFLNKLSPLKKAISERFNNYSLCNEKSEEYEYFIKMLMKTQIILTTNYDSFIEDSYNSSGINEITKFIGQRGFFQESFNFAELYKVHGCIYSPEEIILTKSDYERFEKNSVLITAKIVSIMLTSPIIFLGYSLTDVNMRKIIRDFINSLGDSEIAMLEERLILIEWKEGEQELIEEIMYDRDLGCNLKLIKTDNYKMVFDAISKIDQGVAPSEVRKYQHVIKKLIVDSGKKGCLHTLLIAPNQLEEIEKRIGDGKLIVAIGDATYIFQMPDLLGYINNYFFEPELIHTDIALRFIASQISSSRIPFLKYVKDVDIDKTNLHQFDKDKLKQRISNYTNLEDCTKSINASYKIRLDSLSDIRQQNFNKEKEFEVVSYSAQRISLSELEDYVREHLDYYQEKKARSLPTAFRRLLMVMDMIKNKG; translated from the coding sequence TTGAATATCTTAGATAAACTTCTTCAAAAAAATGAATATCCCATTGTTTTTATTGGGTCAGGAATTCCCAAAAGGTTTTTAATTAATTTCCCAAATTGGCCTCAATTACTGGAAGAACTCTGGTTAGAGTCCGGATTAACAAATTTCTATGGAGAACTCAATAATCTTCATACAGAAATTAAACGAGAATTCCCTGACTATAATGACAGAGAGGTTGAACATGCAGCCTATATAAGAACAGGCTCATTACTTGAAACAGAATATAACCGTCGTTTTAACGAAGGACTTATCACCATTAAAAATTTCTCTCAGAGGGATGCTTTTTTGAATAAGTTATCTCCTCTAAAAAAGGCAATATCTGAAAGATTCAATAATTATTCTCTATGTAATGAAAAATCCGAAGAATATGAATATTTTATAAAAATGCTGATGAAAACTCAAATAATTCTCACTACAAATTATGATAGTTTTATTGAGGATAGTTACAACAGTTCCGGGATTAATGAAATCACTAAATTTATAGGTCAACGGGGGTTTTTTCAAGAATCTTTTAATTTTGCTGAGTTATATAAAGTCCATGGTTGCATATACAGCCCTGAAGAAATAATTTTAACCAAAAGCGACTATGAGAGATTTGAAAAAAACTCAGTCCTTATAACTGCCAAGATTGTATCAATAATGCTCACTTCGCCTATCATCTTCCTCGGTTATTCTCTCACTGATGTAAATATGAGGAAGATTATTCGAGATTTTATAAATTCCTTGGGTGATTCTGAAATAGCAATGTTGGAAGAACGCCTTATTCTAATTGAATGGAAAGAAGGAGAGCAGGAGCTGATTGAAGAAATTATGTACGATCGGGATTTAGGATGCAATTTAAAATTAATCAAAACAGATAATTATAAAATGGTCTTTGATGCAATTAGTAAGATTGACCAAGGAGTGGCTCCTTCGGAAGTTCGTAAATACCAACATGTAATTAAAAAGTTAATAGTGGATAGCGGCAAAAAAGGCTGCTTGCATACTCTTCTTATAGCTCCAAATCAGCTAGAGGAAATTGAGAAAAGAATTGGGGATGGGAAGTTAATTGTAGCAATAGGGGATGCCACATACATTTTCCAAATGCCAGATTTGCTGGGATACATAAATAATTATTTCTTCGAACCAGAGCTTATTCACACAGATATTGCTTTACGATTTATCGCAAGTCAAATATCAAGTTCAAGAATACCGTTTCTAAAGTATGTAAAGGACGTTGATATCGATAAAACAAATCTACACCAATTTGATAAGGATAAATTAAAACAAAGAATTTCAAATTATACTAATTTAGAAGACTGTACTAAAAGCATTAATGCTTCTTACAAAATTAGGCTAGATTCTCTGTCTGATATTCGCCAACAAAATTTCAATAAAGAAAAGGAATTTGAGGTAGTATCCTATAGTGCGCAGCGAATTAGTTTGAGTGAACTTGAAGATTATGTAAGAGAGCATCTGGATTATTACCAAGAAAAGAAAGCAAGGTCATTGCCAACCGCATTTAGAAGACTTCTCATGGTAATGGACATGATAAAAAATAAAGGTTAG